A region of Centropristis striata isolate RG_2023a ecotype Rhode Island chromosome 17, C.striata_1.0, whole genome shotgun sequence DNA encodes the following proteins:
- the LOC131989441 gene encoding E3 ubiquitin-protein ligase TRIM41-like, translated as MSSFSLLASLPEEHFQCPICLNVFNDPVTTPCGHNFCKTCLSEHWDQSDLCSCPACKKRFHMRPDISTNTVIEEISVQIKRRKVETPESPDAPWQVRCDVCEEMKFKALKSCLVCLTSYCEVHLEPHQRVPSLMRHKLVEPVENLEERTCEKHQRILELFCRDERECICVLCSETDHKHHETVPVEEEGAKQKENIESKKAQIKLMIEDRMVKIKEFTDTSQTSREKANQELADSDTLFNTLMDHVQVAQAKLRSNIESKLQKSQEKDEAMIEELQEEVARLQGRHSELEELSQSDDHLDLLQTLQALDTLSDTKDWSQIRVYSDLCVQTLRRSMTHLVHTFQSELKTLTVKELTRMKQYKESVTFDPTTAGRHLVVSDGEKRLKHSKIANPTATDHSERFDCPMVLGTPGFTSGRHYWEVQVGLRTDWDVGVAEETVPRKNSLVEKENGFFAIGKSGFGYEVQCKRNSVLHLCPRPRNIGVYLDYNEGRVSFYDVDRKVHIHSFTRESFTKKLFPYFYLFSKAKKAEPLLIRSMLDEGYYFSLIRSLNQAKE; from the exons atgtcatcattCAGTCTCCTTGCTTCATTGCCTGAGGAACATTTCCAGTGTCCGATATGTCTGAACGTCTTCAACGACCCGGTTACAACACCATGCGGCCACAACTTCTGCAAGACCTGCCTCAGCGAGCACTGGGACCAGAGCGATTTATGCAGCTGCCCGGCGTGCAAGAAAAGATTCCACATGAGGCCTGACATCTCCACAAACACGGTCATCGAGGAGATATCGGTCCAGATAAAGAGGAGGAAAGTGGAGACGCCTGAAAGTCCCGACGCACCGTGGCAGGTGAGGTGCGATGTGTGCGAAGAGATGAAGTTCAAGGCCCTGAAGTCCTGCCTGGTGTGTCTGACGTCGTACTGTGAAGTCCACCTAGAGCCTCACCAGAGAGTTCCCTCCCTGATGAGacacaagctggtggagccGGTGGAGAACCTGGAGGAGAGGACGTGTGAGAAGCATCAGAGGATCCTGGAGCTTTTCTGCAGGGACGAGAGGGAGTGCATCTGTGTGCTGTGCAGCGAGACGGACCACAAACACCACGAGACGGTGCCTGTTGAAGAAGAAGGGGCTAAACAGAAA gaaaatattgagtcaaagaAAGCACAGATCAAACTGATGATTGAAGACAGGATGGTAAAGATTAAGGAGTTCACCGACACTTCTCAAACGAGCAGA GAAAAGGCGAATCAAGAGCTGGCTGACAGTGATACGCTCTTCAACACTCTGATGGATCATGTACAGGTGGCGCAAGCTAAGCTACGATCAAACATCGAGAGCAAGCTGCAGAAATCACAAGAGAAAGACGAAGCGATGAtcgaggagctgcaggaggaagtcGCCCGGCTGCAGGGGAGACACTCGGAGCTGGAGGAGCTTTCACAAAGTGACGACCACCTTGACCTGCTGCAG ACTCTGCAGGCCCTGGACACGTTGTCAGACACGAAGGACTGGTCTCAGATCAGGGTTTACTCAGACCTGTGCGTGCAGACGCTGAGGAGATCCATGACTCATCTTGTTCACACTTTCCAATCAGAACTGAAAACTCTGACAGTCAAAG AACTGACCAGGATGAAACAATACAAAG AGTCAGTCACCTTTGATCCAACCACCGCTGGTCGCCACCTCGTGGTGTCTGACGGTGAGAAACGTTTGAAGCACTCCAAAATCGCAAACCCCACAGCGACTGATCACTCCGAGAGGTTCGACTGTCCGATGGTTCTGGGGACGCCGGGATTCACATCTGGCCGCCATTACTGGGAAGTCCAAGTGGGCCTGAGAACCGACTGGGACGTCGGTGTTGCAGAGGAGACAGTTCCCAGAAAAAATTCCCTagtggaaaaagaaaatggcTTCTTCGCTATAGGAAAGAGCGGTTTTGGTTATGAAGTTCAATGTAAACGCAACTCGGTCTTACACCTGTGTCCCAGGCCCAGAAATATAGGAGTCTATTTGGACTATAATGAAGGCAGAGTCTCCTTTTATGATGTGGATAGGAAAGTTCACATTCACTCTTTCACAAGAGAGTCTTTCACAAAGAAGCTGTTCCCGTACTTCTATCTCTTCAGCAAAGCCAAGAAAGCAGAGCCTTTGCTCATCAGATCCATGCTAGATGAAGGATATTACTTTTCTCTCATTCGGTCTCTCAACCAAGCTAAAGAgtaa
- the si:dkey-46i9.6 gene encoding E3 ubiquitin-protein ligase TRIM39, with product MTLPLRRAGMASTGNLSEEQVHCSICLDVFTNPVSIPCGHNFCQGCILGYWKTSPLYQCPMCKKSFYKRPDISINTVLREIAEQFKEIRVKTAEEDSSKEECDKTMERRKKEDEERLLEEDLKQQLVEELKEKQEEERRKKKPLPEELPPLIPRTSPPPSPQASAQETPPPPPPQTSPPPSPQTPQASPPPPPPPPLAPPLLIWEDVLCDVCLGDGRPKAVKSCLVCLTSYCEGHLKSHSARFTKHKLIEPVANMEDRMCPKHERLLELFCKKDQTCVCVLCTETDHRSHYTVPVEREWTEKKAQLKRTEIDVQQMIQDRVKKVEEIKLSVEQHKASAQREVEESIQVVSELVRSLQKTQAELVLAIEEKQRQTERWAEGLVAELELEITELKRRNTDLENVARTDHIHFLKSFPALNTPPSVKDWSGTSVPTDTCVGMIRRSVSKLEATLNEMIGKLADSEIKKILKYTVDVTLDPDSANPWLQLSQDRRQVRHLGAWQDLPENTDRFDTVVIVLGHEGFTSGRHYWEVLVGEKDDWYLGVARASVNRKGRISVSTTQGYWALAMKKGQGYRVSTSPPILLPLDPKPKRVGVYVDYEEGQLSFYDVKARTHIYTFKDTFREKILPFFYLYCCDKASDTIVICPVNEKSLIKQS from the exons ATGACCCTGCCTCTCCGCCGTGCAGGAATGGCCTCCACTGGGAACCTTTCCGAAGAGCAGGTGCATTGCTCCATCTGTCTGGACGTCTTCACCAACCCCGTCTCCATCCCCTGCGGACACAACTTCTGCCAGGGCTGCATCCTGGGATACTGGAAGACCAGCCCCCTGTACCAGTGTCCCATGTGCAAGAAGTCCTTCTACAAAAGGCCCGACATCAGCATTAACACGGTGCTGAGGGAGATCGCCGAGCAGTTCAAGGAGATCCGGGTTAAAACCGCGGAGGAAGATTCGAGCAAGGAGGAGTGCGACAAGAcgatggagaggaggaagaaggaggatGAGGAGCGGCTCCTGGAGGAGGACCTGAAGCAGCAGCTGGtggaggagctgaaggagaagcaggaggaggagaggaggaagaagaagcctCTACCAGAGGAGCTCCCACCTCTGATCCCCAGAACCTCTCCTCCACCGTCACCCCAAGCCTCCGCTCAGGAGACTCCACCACCTCCGCCTCCTCAAACATCTCCCCCGCCCTCCCCTCAAACCCCTCAGGcctcacctccacctccacccccaCCTCCCCTCGCTCCTCCTCTTCTTATCTGGGAGGACGTCCTCTGCGATGTCTGCCTTGGGGACGGCAGGCCCAAGGCGGTCAAGTCCTGCCTGGTGTGCCTCACGTCCTACTGCGAGGGCCACCTGAAGTCTCACTCAGCCAGGTTCACCAAGCACAAGCTGATCGAGCCCGTCGCCAACATGGAGGACAGGATGTGTCCGAAGCACGAGAGGCTGCTGGAGCTGTTCTGCAAGAAGGACCAGACCTGCGTGTGCGTGCTCTGTACGGAGACGGACCACCGATCGCACTACACCGTCCCCGTGGAGAGAGAGTGGACAGAGAAGAAG GCGCAGCTGAAGAGGACAGAAATAGACGTGCAGCAGATGATCCAGGACCGAGTCAAGAAGGTGGAAGAGATCAAACTCTCTGTGGAGCAACACAAA GCCAGTGCTcagagggaggtggaggagagtaTCCAGGTGGTGTCGGAGCTGGTGCGCTCCCTCCAGAAGACTCAGGCGGAGCTGGTGCTGGCCATCGAGGAGAAGCAGAGGCAGACGGAGAGGTGGGCCGAGGGCCTCGTCgctgagctggagctggagatcACCGAGCTGAAGAGGAGGAACACGGACCTGGAAAACGTGGCTCGGACCGACCACATCCACTTCTTAAAG AGCTTCCCGGCCCTGAACACTCCTCCGTCGGTCAAAGACTGGTCTGGGACCAGCGTTCCCACTGACACGTGTGTCGGCATGATCAGGAGATCTGTGTCCAAACTGGAGGCAACCTTAAATGAAATGATCGGCAAACTTGCTGACAGTG AAATCAAGAAGATCCTGAAGTATACAG TGGACGTGACTCTGGACCCGGACTCGGCCAACCCGTGGCTGCAGCTGTCTCAGGACAGACGTCAGGTGAGACACCTGGGCGCGTGGCAGGACCTCCCGGAGAACACCGACCGCTTCGACACGGTGGTCATCGTCCTGGGACACGAGGGCTTCACCTCGGGGAGACATTACTGGGAGGTTCTGGTGGGGGAAAAGGACGACTGGTACTTGGGCGTGGCCAGGGCTTCTGTCAACAGGAAGGGGAGGATCTCTGTCAGCACCACCCAGGGCTACTGGGCCCTGGCCATGAAGAAAGGCCAGGGGTACCGGGTGTCAACATCCCCACCCATACTGCTCCCCCTCGACCCCAAGCCCAAGAGAGTGGGTGTGTACGTGGACTACGAAGAGGGGCAACTGTCCTTTTACGACGTGAAGGCTCGGACCCATATTTACACATTCAAAGATACGTTCAGGGAGAAGATCTTGCCCTTTTTCTACCTGTACTGCTGCGACAAAGCCTCTGACACCATAGTGATTTGTCCTGTAAATGAGAAAAGCCTGATCAAGCAAAGCTAA
- the LOC131989442 gene encoding E3 ubiquitin-protein ligase TRIM47-like yields the protein MSEPPQCCICLDDFSSPTSLPCGHCFCLSCIGEYWRVHGACQCPLCKAVFPSRPQLKTDSTLHAGAAPEEAAAPLKAGEVPCDFCPAKHRAVKSCLECLASYCAAHLEPHYQREELGRHLLISVVKNLEDSVCGLHGKQLNRFCRSDQTCVCATCAQTEHRGHHMISIHREAAKKKVKLKWRRLKIQQAIQERLSRVEKIKLSVELSGEKPKEAWAQNKILLRQLEEEISELQSRNTELELLAQTEDDLHFLQVCTTVQSQQDH from the exons ATGTCAGAGCCTCCTCAGTGCTGCATCTGTCTGGATGACTTCAGCAGCCCCACCTCCCTGCCCTGTGGACACTGCTTCTGCCTGAGCTGTATAGGAGAGTACTGGAGGGTCCACGGGGCCTGCCAGTGCCCGCTCTGCAAGGCCGTTTTCCCCAGCAGGCCGCAGCTGAAAACAGACTCAACTCTCCACGCCGGCGCCGCGCCGGAGGAGGCAGCTGCTCCTTTAAAAGCCGGAGAGGTTCCCTGTGATTTCTGTCCAGCGAAGCACAGAGCGGTCAAGTCCTGTCTGGAGTGTCTGGCCTCGTACTGTGCTGCTCATCTGGAGCCACATTACCAGAGGGAAGAGCTTGGGCGCCACCTCCTGATCAGTGTGGTGAAGAACCTGGAGGATTCTGTGTGTGGGCTGCACGggaagcagttgaacaggttcTGCAGGAGCGATCAGACGTGCGTCTGTGCCACGTGTGCCCAGACAGAACACAGAGGCCATCACATGATCTCCATCCACAGGGAAGCTGCAAAGAAGAAG GTTAAACTAAAATGGAGAAGGCTGAAAATCCAGCAAGCTATTCAAGAGAGACTGAGTAGAGTTGAGAAAATCAAGCTCTCTGTAGAGCTCAGTGGAGAAAAGCCCAAAGAAGCATGGGCGCAAAATAAGATTCTCCTCAGACAACTGGAGGAAGAAATCTCGGagctgcagagcagaaacacGGAGCTGGAGCTGCTGGCACAGACTGAAGACGACCTCCACTTCCTACAGGTCTGCACCACGGTCCAAAGTCAACAAGATCACTAA